Part of the Impatiens glandulifera chromosome 8, dImpGla2.1, whole genome shotgun sequence genome is shown below.
TGTAATATAAGTAATACTTGTCTCAGATGAAATATATGCTCCTTCCAGTTTGAACTGTAAACCAGAATATCATCAAAGAAAACCAACACAGATTTCCTTAGAAATGGCTTCAACACATCATTCATCAAACTTTGGAAGGTGGAAGGTGCATTTGTTAAGCCAAATGGCATCACCAGGAACTCATACAAGCCCTCATGAGTTCGGAACGCAGTCTTATGGCAGTCTTCCGGGTACATTCGTATTTAGTGAAAACCAGATTTCAAATCCAGTTTGGAAAAAACCTTGGATCCATGCAGCTCCTCCATCAGTTCTTCTATCACCGGAATCGGAAACTTGTCTTTAATGGTGGCTGAGTTCAACCTCCTATAATCGATACACATCCTCCAAGATAAGTCTTTTTTTCTGATCAACACCACGGGAGCAGCGAACGAACTGTGACTTTTTCTAATTATTCCCCTTTCCAGCATATCATTGATTAAGTTCTCAATTTCTGATTTCTGCAGGGCCGGGTAGCGATAAGGGTGTAAGCACACAACTTCGGTGCCTTCCTTTAGTGGGATCCGATGATCGTGCTCTTTTGTAGGTGGTAAGCCATCCGGTTGCTGGAACAGAGTACTAAAATCATCAAGCAACCCCTGAAGATCTTCAGAAACCTCTTCCTAGGCTCTTGTGATAAGTGCAAAGAACTGGGCTTCATTCTCTGTTTTTGCTTGTACCATGGCAGCCAGGCTGCCCTtccttaacaatttctccaacTGGTGACCCTCTATAAGATTAATTTGTGTTTGGGGTATCCCTTGCAAGGTAATAGTTGCACCCtccatttcaaaagaaaatgtaagtttttcaaaattccaGGCTGAAGTGCCTAAAGTAATTAACCACTCTATGCCCAACACCATATCATAACCTGTCATAGTAAGAACTTTCATATCCGCTTGATAATCTTTACCTTCCATGGACCATTTCAGGTTTTTGCAAACGCTGGAACAAAACAGGGTTGAACCGTCTGCCACTTTTACCGACAACACTTGAGTTTTCATAGCCTCGTGGCCTATATTTCTTAGTATCTTGCTGTTAATGAAGTTGTGAGTGCTGCCTGTGTCGATAAGGATCACTACCGGCAGACTCCCAATCTTGCCCCGGATCTGGAGAGTTTGGAAATTCTTGGAACCGGTTAAGGCATGTAGAGAAATGGCAGGCTCCTCCACTGAATTGGGCTGCAACAATGAAGGATCGTCAACAACCGTTTCTTGAACCAATTGGACATCTGGTAAGGCTTCTTCCTCATTAGCCGAGATCATGAACAACTTTGTTTTACACTTGTGGTTTGGTTCCCATTTCTGATCACATTTGTAACAAAGGCCTTTTCTCCTTTTCTCGTCAAATACAGCAGGTTCTAATTGTTTCATCGAGCCCTCATTCCCGCCAGAAGAAGATGCATGAGGAATGCCCGAAAAAGAAGTTCGGTTGGTACTTGGCCCGACTGGTTTGGGCAGTAAAGGGGCTGATTTACTATACAAGTGTCCTCTGCTCCACAGGGATCTGTATATTGATTCTTGGGCTTTGGCCATCGACATAGACTCGTTCAAAGTTTCTGGATTTCTAAGTTTGACAGCATCTGCAATTTCCTCGTTCAGACCCGCCAGGTAACATTCTATCACGTACTCCCCGGGAAGGTTAAGCAATTTCTgggaaatatttatatattgttgatTGTAATACATGACTGATTCCTCATTCTGTCGCAGATGCATAATCTGTCTCATGGGGGTGTCATACATAGAGGGACCAAAATGTGCTAGTAGATCCCTTCTGAACACTTCCCACGTCAAGATTTCCCGATGATTGCGTTGCTGCAAATAGGAACCGTACCACATTCTGGCGTTGCCCGTAAAATGGATTGGAGCAATGTCTGTTTTGGTTTCATCCTCTGTCTTATCAACGCGGAAAAATTGTTCTGCAGATATGAGCCAACCTTCCACTTCGGTTCCATCAAATCGAGGAAAGTCGACTTTGGTGAGTCGGGTTGGAGGAATATGTCGAACGTTTCTATCACGTGGAGGGTTCTGACGGCCATTACCCTCATGTCCCCTATGGCGATTTTCTTGGCCAAGAATATGAATTTGTTCTTCAGTGGCCTTCATACGAGTTTCAATAGTGTCCAATCTACGATCCATTCTAGTGTTCACATCAAGAAAGGAGGCAGTTAACGTTTCGATGGAAGCACGAAGGGCATCAATCTCTGACTGTTGTCGGGTTTCCACCATGGTAGGATTgtatggctctgataccaagatgttacaGGTTAGGGTTTGacaaattattgaattttgtgGTTTTATGATTTAGGGCAGCGGAAGCAGtgtttttgaagaagaagaagagatctgaagaagaaggaaggatCTGTCAATTTATTAACagccaagaagaagaagaaaaggtacATAACAACCTTTAAGATTTTCCATAATATTGATAAAGAGATTTGGGATTGTTATACCCAAACATTACAGTTTTACAGTTACATAACTACTTTTCATAACTACCCATTACACAAACTGCCCACTACACAAACAGTTACTAACTTCTAACTTGTGTAACTGTCTAAACTTATCATgaacacaacacacacaacaaaCATAACTGTCATACAATTATACTGAAATTACTAGCTACATGTAACAATATCTCTCTCAggaaaaatacataaacaatgATCGCATTTACTGCCTGATAATGAATCATTACGATCTTCAATAAGGATTAACTTACCTTAAGAATCAAGTACTTGCCAGTTAACGGAACCAACAGGCCGTCCTCGACCTCGTTTGGGAGAGAACTCCGACTTCGGCGATGTTAATGTAAATC
Proteins encoded:
- the LOC124911559 gene encoding uncharacterized protein LOC124911559 yields the protein MVETRQQSEIDALRASIETLTASFLDVNTRMDRRLDTIETRMKATEEQIHILGQENRHRGHEGNGRQNPPRDRNVRHIPPTRLTKVDFPRFDGTEVEGWLISAEQFFRVDKTEDETKTDIAPIHFTGNARMWYGSYLQQRNHREILTWEVFRRDLLAHFGPSMYDTPMRQIMHLRQNEESVMYYNQQYINISQKLLNLPGEYVIECYLAGLNEEIADAVKLRNPETLNESMSMAKAQESIYRSLWSRGHLYSKSAPLLPKPVGPSTNRTSFSGIPHASSSGGNEGSMKQLEPAVFDEKRRKGLCYKCDQKWEPNHKCKTKLFMISANEEEALPDVQLVQETVVDDPSLLQPNSVEEPAISLHALTGSKNFQTLQIRGKIGSLPVVILIDTGSTHNFINSKILRNIGHEAMKTQVLSVKVADGSTLFCSSVCKNLKWSMEGKDYQADMKVLTMTGYDMVLGIEWLITLGTSAWNFEKLTFSFEMEGATITLQGIPQTQINLIEGHQLEKLLRKGSLAAMQPDGLPPTKEHDHRIPLKEGTEVVCLHPYRYPALQKSEIENLINDMLERGIIRKSHSSFAAPVVLIRKKDLSWRMCIDYRRLNSATIKDKFPIPVIEELMEELHGSKVFSKLDLKSGFH